The nucleotide sequence TTCAGGCCTGTCGATGGTAACGATTGTGCAGTGTCCGTCGCGGGAAACTTTGACATACTCGTAAGTCATCAGCGTTCAGCCTTTTGAAGTTGAGCAAGACGGATAGTCGGCGATTGCCCCGGCGGCCCATCCAAACTCAAAAGTTTCGACAGTTCCGCGATGCGCGCACATTCCGAACGCCATCTTCATCAAAATCCGATGAAGGTTGTAAATTCCGACAGGTCTGCGCGATCAGCACGCAAACTGTTGATCGGATGTGCGGGATCCATGTACCCCAGGGCCATGCCGCAAAAAAGCATCAGATGGGAAGGTAATCCGATGAACTCCGCCACTGTCTTGTGCCAGAGCGCCCAGGCTTCCTGCGGGCAGGTACTCAATCCCTTCTCCACCGCAAGCAGCATGACCGACTGTATGTACATACCGAGATCAGCCCATTGCCCAGGCTCCATCTGGCGATCGATGGCAAAGAACAGGCCAACAGGCGCGCCGAAAAAGCTGAAGTTCTTTGCAAGCTGCTTGAGGCGTGCCGCCTTGTGCTCGCGCGGAATTGCGATCGTGCGGTAGAGATCCTCGCCGTTTTTGAAGCGCCGAGTTTTGTACGGCTCCTTCAGGTCGGGCGGATAGATATTGTATTCCGGCTGCTCGCCCATCGGATTATCCTTGATCCGCTCGGCCATCAGCGCCTTGAAGCGCGACAGTTCTTGGCCACCGAGCACCCACACGTGCCACGGCTGTAGATTTCCGCCAGACGGCGAACGGCCGGCAGAAAGCAGGATCTCCTTAACGATCTCTCCGGGGACGGGAAAGTCCAAGAACGCCCGGACCGAGGTCCGCGAATTGAGCGCGTCCGACACGTTCATGTGAATGTCTCCAAATACCTTAAACGAGGAATGTCGTCAGCCGATCCGGACGACCATCTTTCCGAGTGCCGAGCGCGTCGTCATCGCTTTGAACGCTTCGTGGAAGTCCTCGAATGCGAAGACCTTCCCTACGACGGGAACGAGCGTCTTCTCGCTCAACCAGGTGAAGAGCTGCGCGATCACTCGATCCCGCACGTCGGGTTCGCGACGACCGATCTGCGCAAGGTCGACACCCAGCAGTGCCCCTCCCTTCAGAAGAGGCAGGTTGAAACGCAGTGCAGGAATCGTTCCAGACGCAAAGCCGACCACCAAGTGCCGCCCATTCCAGGCGATCGACCGGAATGCTTGGAGGCTCACGTCACCACCGACTGGATCATAGATCACGTCGGCGCCGTGACCACCGGTTAGTTCCTTAAGCGCATCGCGCCAATCTTCACGCGTGTAGTCCAGACCTGCATCCGCGCCAAACTTCATCGCGAACTGCCTCTTCTCCTCGGTCGAAGCCGCCGCAATGACGCGGCCGCCGAGCAACTTTCCGATCTGAACAGCCGCTATTCCTACGCCGCCGGCGGCCCCCAAAACCAAGAGTATCTCGCCGCTCTGTAGCTTTCCCCGAGCGCTGAGTGCGTAGAGCGCCGTCAGGTAGTTAGCGAAGAACGAGGCGCCGACCTCGGGCTCAATGCCTTTTGGCGTCACGAAAAGGTCCGTGGCCGGCACGCAAATATATTCGGCAAGGCCGCCACTTCTGACCATGCCGATGACCGGCGTACCCGAAGCGAAGCCCTCAACATCTGCAGCCGCCTCGTCGACGATGCCCGCAAACTCCGAGCCGGGCGTAAACGGCAACGGGTCCTTGGTCTGGTACAGGCCCTGCACCTTCAAGCCATCGACGAAGCCGACGGCGGCGGCCTGAATCCCGACGCGGACCATTCCCGCCGACAATTCCGGCTTAGCGACCTCTTTGATGGTGATATTGTCGATATGGTCGTAGTTCTCAACCAAGACTGCTTTCATGACATCCTCTTGAGCGAGCCGACCCGTCGGCCACGAGTTCACGCGATGGAATTCAGCCAATTACGACGGCCTAAAGTGCCCTGGCGATCACTTCCTTCATCATTTCACTTGTCCCTCCGTAGATGCGCTGAACCCGTGCATCAGCATACATGCGTGCGATGAGGTACTCATTCATGAAGCCGTACCCGCCATGCAGCTGCAAACACTCGTCGATGACCTTGCCTTGCTGTTCTGAGGCCCAGAGTTTGGCCATCGAAGCCGTCGCTGCGTCGAGCGTGCCGTCAACCAGTGCTTCGACGCACTTATCGACAAAGCTGCGCGCAACCTTCGTGACAGTGGCCAACTCGGCGAGCCTATATTTTGTGTTCTGGAATTCAGCGATCGGTTTTCCGAACGCCTTGCGTTCGCGGACGAAGGCAAGCGTTGCCTCCAGCGCCCCCTCCATTGCCGCCACCGCCATCACACCAATAATGGTGCGCTCATAAGGCAGGTCGGACATCAATTGATAGAAGCCATGACCTTCCACTCCGCCGAGGAGATTTGACGCTGGCACGGCGACTTCGTCAAAGAACAATTCGGACGTATCTTGCGCCTTCAGTCCGAGCTTATCGAGCACGCGGCCGACCCTGAAGCCGGGAGCTTTTGCGGTCTCAACTAGAATGATCGACATTCCGCTCGCTCGCTCAGCCGGGCTGGTCTTCGCGACAACCAGCACCAATCCTGCAAGGAGGCCGTTAGATATGAACGTCTTGGAACCGTTGATCACGTAGGTGTCGCCGCGCCTCTCGGCGCGAGTTCGAATAGATTGAAGATCCGAGCCCGCCCCCGGCTCGGTCATTGCGATGGCGCCGACCAATTCTCCACTCGCCAAGCGCGGCAGATATTCGCGCTTTTGCGCCTCGGTCCCGTGGTTGAGCAGGTAGTGGGCCACAATCGTGTGCACAGACGGATTCATTCCCGTCAAACCGCGCCGTGACATTGCGTCGTAGAGGATCGCCTCATGGCGAAAATCGCCGCCGCCGCCGCCATACTCTGTCGGAATGTCCGAACACAGAAGCCCAAGTGCTCCAGCCTTTAGCCACAGTTCGTGCCCGACATTGCCCCGCTCACGAGCTTCTTCATCCAGCGGCACCATCTCCTTCTCGATGAAGCGTGACACAGTGTCGCGATACATTTCGAGGTCAGAATCGAGCCAAGAGGGTTGAAAGTTGATCATGCGCTTCACTCGTCGTTAAGACGAACGCAAAACTGCGTTCATTTGCCCCTTGCATCCGCAAAACAGAGCTGCCCCGTTCACTTGGATACCGATCCGATCGCCCCTATCGGACGCGACCGCTTACGGGCTTCCGCGCACGCCCTTCAACAAAGCCCCTGACATCAGAACTGTTGTGCAAAGGGCATGCGCGGAATACTCCGAGACCGGATCAATCGTCCGTGTCGCCGTTGATCACGTCACCAAACAGCTCCCACTTCTCGCCGCTAAGGCGCATCAGACGCAATTGACTGATCGGCGCAAAGTCGGTCGGCGAGGTGTTCACGTAGATGCCCGGCAAGAGCGCCTCGGTCCGCCAATCCTTCAGGTTCGCAGCCTGCTTCATGACATTCTCGCGGGTGAGATCGTCCCCGCACTGCTTCAATGTCT is from Bradyrhizobium xenonodulans and encodes:
- a CDS encoding NADPH:quinone oxidoreductase family protein; translated protein: MKAVLVENYDHIDNITIKEVAKPELSAGMVRVGIQAAAVGFVDGLKVQGLYQTKDPLPFTPGSEFAGIVDEAAADVEGFASGTPVIGMVRSGGLAEYICVPATDLFVTPKGIEPEVGASFFANYLTALYALSARGKLQSGEILLVLGAAGGVGIAAVQIGKLLGGRVIAAASTEEKRQFAMKFGADAGLDYTREDWRDALKELTGGHGADVIYDPVGGDVSLQAFRSIAWNGRHLVVGFASGTIPALRFNLPLLKGGALLGVDLAQIGRREPDVRDRVIAQLFTWLSEKTLVPVVGKVFAFEDFHEAFKAMTTRSALGKMVVRIG
- a CDS encoding nitroreductase; translation: MNVSDALNSRTSVRAFLDFPVPGEIVKEILLSAGRSPSGGNLQPWHVWVLGGQELSRFKALMAERIKDNPMGEQPEYNIYPPDLKEPYKTRRFKNGEDLYRTIAIPREHKAARLKQLAKNFSFFGAPVGLFFAIDRQMEPGQWADLGMYIQSVMLLAVEKGLSTCPQEAWALWHKTVAEFIGLPSHLMLFCGMALGYMDPAHPINSLRADRADLSEFTTFIGF
- a CDS encoding acyl-CoA dehydrogenase family protein; this translates as MINFQPSWLDSDLEMYRDTVSRFIEKEMVPLDEEARERGNVGHELWLKAGALGLLCSDIPTEYGGGGGDFRHEAILYDAMSRRGLTGMNPSVHTIVAHYLLNHGTEAQKREYLPRLASGELVGAIAMTEPGAGSDLQSIRTRAERRGDTYVINGSKTFISNGLLAGLVLVVAKTSPAERASGMSIILVETAKAPGFRVGRVLDKLGLKAQDTSELFFDEVAVPASNLLGGVEGHGFYQLMSDLPYERTIIGVMAVAAMEGALEATLAFVRERKAFGKPIAEFQNTKYRLAELATVTKVARSFVDKCVEALVDGTLDAATASMAKLWASEQQGKVIDECLQLHGGYGFMNEYLIARMYADARVQRIYGGTSEMMKEVIARAL